Proteins co-encoded in one Spirosoma endbachense genomic window:
- a CDS encoding biotin--[acetyl-CoA-carboxylase] ligase, translating to MYKIYPKTLFVGQIVKYLPSCQSTNDEASALIAQQDPAEGLIVVTDNQMAGRGQRGNVWEAKPAQNLTFSLILKPSFLIPAEQFWLNMAISLGIYDTLQPLIGVPLRIKWPNDIYVEDRKLGGILIENSLQGQSIAWSVIGVGLNINQTEFSYSTATSLQQQAPLPDNYDLPGVLNSLCEKIEQRYLQLRSGHRDNLKINYLQTLYRYQEEHSFVNDGRLFRGTIVGVDAVGRLAIAEGEQVRYFGFKEVAFINE from the coding sequence TTGTACAAAATCTATCCCAAAACGCTTTTTGTCGGGCAAATAGTTAAATATCTGCCAAGCTGTCAGTCTACTAACGACGAAGCGTCTGCTTTGATTGCCCAGCAAGACCCGGCTGAAGGCCTTATTGTCGTAACAGACAATCAAATGGCTGGTCGCGGTCAGCGAGGCAACGTTTGGGAAGCAAAACCCGCTCAAAACCTGACATTTTCGCTGATTCTCAAACCATCTTTCCTAATTCCAGCCGAACAATTCTGGCTCAACATGGCCATATCACTCGGTATATATGACACGTTACAACCACTTATAGGCGTACCGTTGCGCATTAAATGGCCGAATGATATATACGTAGAAGACAGGAAATTAGGTGGGATATTGATCGAAAACAGTTTACAAGGGCAGAGTATTGCCTGGTCAGTCATTGGTGTCGGTCTGAACATCAACCAAACTGAATTTAGTTACTCAACGGCCACATCCTTACAGCAACAGGCACCGCTTCCCGACAATTACGACCTACCAGGTGTTCTCAATTCCCTATGCGAGAAAATAGAACAACGTTACCTTCAACTGCGTTCAGGCCATCGTGATAATCTAAAGATCAATTATTTACAAACACTTTATCGCTATCAGGAAGAACACAGTTTCGTGAATGATGGACGATTATTTCGCGGTACAATTGTGGGCGTAGATGCCGTAGGGCGATTGGCGATCGCCGAAGGGGAACAGGTGAGGTATTTTGGGTTCAAAGAAGTGGCCTTTATCAATGAGTGA
- the pafA gene encoding alkaline phosphatase PafA: MRLYSSVLLLSLLAATTFAQTKKAATPVASASHQALPRPKLVVGIVVDQMRYDYLYRYYNKYTTGGFRRMMDGGFNARNNHYHYAATYTGPGHAAIYTGSAPALNGIVGNDFYERNIGRLMYCAEDTTVNTVGNTGTAGKMSPRNLLVTTIGDQLKLATDGRAKVVGIALKDRGAILPAGHAANGAYWFDSKDGNFISSTFYQNELPKWVQDFNARKLPEQFISQKWEPTLAMNQYTESTPDDEPYETVLAGETKSIFPHTFAIQAGGSKYEPLRTSPYGDQITKEFALAAIKGEQLGQHDVTDMLCLSFSSPDYIGHAFGTHAIETEDNYIRLDRQLADIFAQLDATVGKGQWLAFLSADHGVVDAPGFLQQYRIPSGVKSYGEVGDVVKAALEKAYGPGQWMLSYFNQQVYLNHALLTEKKIAIQDVYEYLKSTLLKQRGIVNVINLHNLGAEALPLLQENLFRNVFHPNRSGDFYVMQPPGWLEGRTKGTTHGTTYTYDTHVPFLIYGWGVKPGQTFRRTHIHDIAPTVTALLSILEPSGCIGNPVEEAIK; this comes from the coding sequence ATGCGCCTATATTCGTCTGTCTTGCTGCTGTCATTACTGGCGGCAACGACCTTTGCTCAAACTAAAAAAGCGGCCACGCCTGTAGCTTCGGCTTCTCACCAGGCATTGCCTCGCCCCAAACTTGTTGTCGGTATTGTGGTTGACCAGATGCGCTACGATTATCTATATCGATACTATAATAAATATACGACTGGTGGATTCCGGCGAATGATGGATGGGGGCTTCAATGCCCGGAATAACCATTATCATTATGCGGCTACCTATACGGGACCTGGGCACGCGGCCATTTATACCGGATCTGCTCCTGCGCTGAATGGTATCGTTGGTAATGATTTTTATGAACGGAATATTGGTCGCCTGATGTACTGCGCCGAAGATACTACGGTCAATACGGTCGGAAACACCGGAACTGCCGGCAAAATGTCGCCCCGTAATCTGCTCGTAACAACCATCGGCGATCAGCTTAAGCTGGCTACCGATGGACGAGCTAAAGTGGTTGGCATTGCGTTAAAAGACCGGGGCGCCATTTTGCCCGCTGGTCATGCTGCAAATGGTGCTTACTGGTTCGATTCAAAAGACGGTAATTTTATCAGCAGTACTTTTTACCAGAATGAATTACCGAAATGGGTACAGGATTTCAATGCCCGCAAATTGCCCGAGCAATTCATCAGCCAGAAATGGGAACCAACGCTGGCAATGAATCAATACACCGAAAGTACGCCTGACGATGAGCCCTACGAGACCGTACTGGCGGGCGAAACGAAATCCATTTTTCCTCACACGTTTGCTATTCAGGCGGGTGGCAGCAAATATGAACCGTTAAGAACCAGCCCCTACGGCGATCAGATTACCAAAGAATTTGCGCTGGCAGCCATAAAAGGTGAACAACTAGGACAGCATGATGTAACGGACATGCTTTGCTTAAGCTTTTCATCGCCCGATTATATCGGTCACGCGTTCGGTACGCATGCGATCGAAACGGAAGATAACTACATCCGGCTCGATCGTCAACTGGCCGATATTTTTGCTCAGCTCGACGCAACTGTTGGCAAAGGTCAGTGGCTGGCGTTTCTATCTGCCGATCACGGTGTGGTCGATGCGCCAGGCTTTTTACAACAATACCGGATTCCGTCGGGCGTGAAAAGTTACGGCGAAGTGGGCGATGTTGTCAAAGCGGCACTCGAAAAAGCCTATGGACCAGGACAGTGGATGCTCTCCTATTTCAATCAGCAGGTTTACCTGAACCATGCCTTGCTAACGGAGAAAAAGATCGCTATTCAGGACGTTTATGAATACCTGAAGAGCACATTACTCAAGCAGCGGGGTATTGTCAACGTTATCAATCTACATAATCTTGGGGCAGAAGCTCTACCACTGCTTCAGGAGAATCTATTCCGCAACGTTTTTCATCCTAACCGCAGTGGTGATTTCTACGTTATGCAACCACCGGGCTGGCTTGAAGGCCGTACCAAAGGCACAACTCACGGCACAACCTACACGTACGATACGCACGTTCCGTTCCTGATCTACGGTTGGGGCGTTAAGCCGGGGCAGACATTCCGCCGAACCCACATCCACGACATTGCGCCCACCGTTACGGCTCTGCTCAGTATCCTGGAACCTAGCGGCTGTATTGGCAATCCGGTAGAGGAAGCAATTAAATAA
- a CDS encoding sterol desaturase family protein → MIQINGPASFWLTALFFFIAIFGRYVLFSFLFWWLFKVSMKDQFAHRAVQTRPRKPGQDRREIGWSVLTSLIFTAIALGVILAYQEGYTLIYTDLAAHATLWYPISILLVLFIHETYYYWLHRWMHRPGVYRWVHKTHHDSITTSPWTAFSFHPIESTLQAIVIPILTFVLPLHISAVGILLLIMTFSSAINHLNTEIYPRDFDRHWLGRWLIGATHHGLHHSQFRFNFGLYFTFWDKWMKTESPDFHMLFEEKTRKADRMKSLK, encoded by the coding sequence ATGATTCAGATCAACGGTCCAGCTTCGTTCTGGCTGACAGCTTTATTTTTCTTCATCGCTATTTTCGGGCGTTATGTCCTGTTTTCGTTCCTGTTCTGGTGGCTCTTCAAGGTATCCATGAAGGATCAGTTTGCACACCGGGCCGTTCAAACCCGGCCTCGTAAACCGGGTCAGGACCGTCGCGAAATTGGTTGGTCGGTGCTGACATCCCTAATTTTTACGGCCATTGCATTAGGGGTAATTCTGGCTTATCAGGAAGGATACACGCTGATTTACACGGATCTTGCTGCACACGCAACGCTTTGGTATCCAATCAGCATTTTGCTGGTTTTATTTATTCATGAGACTTACTATTACTGGCTTCATCGCTGGATGCACCGACCAGGGGTTTACCGTTGGGTTCATAAAACCCACCATGATAGCATAACAACCTCGCCCTGGACAGCATTCTCGTTTCACCCCATTGAAAGCACGCTACAGGCCATTGTCATACCGATCCTGACGTTTGTGTTGCCTCTGCACATTTCGGCGGTGGGTATACTCTTACTGATTATGACCTTTTCGAGTGCGATCAATCACCTGAACACAGAAATTTACCCGCGCGATTTCGACCGGCACTGGCTAGGTCGCTGGCTGATTGGTGCAACACATCATGGGCTTCATCATTCACAATTCAGGTTCAATTTTGGGCTTTATTTCACCTTCTGGGATAAATGGATGAAAACCGAAAGCCCCGATTTTCATATGTTATTTGAAGAAAAAACCAGGAAAGCAGATCGAATGAAGAGTTTAAAATAA